A stretch of DNA from Candidatus Bathyarchaeia archaeon:
GCCCACCGGATCCGGGTGGTCTTCAACCCTCAAATCGATAAGCCTATCTCCATATCCGCCTCTCCCGCAACCCTCCTTGACAACGAGTAATGCTGACGATTGACTACCCCTCGCGTCTCCGCCAGCCCTTTCGCCGGCTTCCAGCGCAGCAACAAGTCTTTCGGCAAGGCTTCCGGTCGTGGATTCGTAGGCTTCCGCCATTGCCATTAGGACTTCCCCGCTTGCCAATATGTTTCCTTGTACAGAATAGCCCTTGCCAGTTTTGCTCCCAGCCCATTCGAGACATTTCGCCCCAGTAAATGCTGCAGCATTACCCTTAGCATCTACAACTCCCAATTGCCTATAATCTCTCCCTTCATCCGCGCCAACAAGCCTTGCAACAACCTCCTCGGCTGTAAGCCCCTTCTTTAGTAGTTCCAAACCCTTCGGTCCATAAGAAACGTTAACGAAGGACTGTGTGGCTATGGCGCCTACGCCGGCCTCCGCCCATGGAACAACCGAGCCCACTGAAAAATATCTTGACTGCACAGCCACCCCAAGTTCACGCGTTTCAAAATCATATGCCACTATAGAATATGTTGGAACTAAACAGGCAAGCTTTGGCTTTAAATCTTGAGCTATCATGTAAAAATGGTATTTTTGCCCCTAGCTAAATGTTTTTTGCAAAAATATGGTGGAGCCTCGGCCGGGCTTCGATCCCGGGACCTGCGGCTTACGAGGCCGCTGCTCTACCAGGCTGAGCCACCGAGGCAACGTCTCATTGATATTCTGAGAACTAGCCTATTTTTAAAATGTTCGGAAAAGGATTGGGCGTAGAATTTTATTTTAGGCTGCCATGATAAAATCATTAGGCGGTGCGCCTTATGGCAGAGTCTGGTTTGTTAAATGCCATTTTGGAAAGGGCTTCCGTGAGAAATTTTGATGAAAGCAGGAGTGTTTCGGAAGAGGACTTGAAGAAGATTTTGTTGGCTGGGATAAGGGCTCCGTCTGCAGGAAACATTCAACCAAGAACCTTTATCGTCATTAAGGATGAGAAAGTTAAGGAGATGCTCTATGAACTATGCGAGAATCAAGCTTTTATGAAAGCTGCACCTGTCTGGATTGTTGTTTGCCTCGACCTTCATAGACATTTGAAAGCCGCAAAGTTAACTGGCGTAGACTATGATTTTACAGGGATTCTACCCTACACATTCGGAGTCTTGGATGCTGCCTTGTCCCTTGAGAACATGGTTATTGCCGCGGAAGCGCTAGGATTGGGAAGCGTCATAATAGGGTCTATCATTGAGCATCCTCAAAGGGTTAAGGAAATTTTGAATTTGCCAAAGCACTGCCTAGCGTTATCAATTTTGTGCATTGGACACCCGAAAAAGAAACCTAAACGGAGAGAGAAGTGGGGTTATAGGGTTATAGTATGCGAAAACAGATATAAGGACATAAGCCCACGAGACGTGTTAAAATATTGGAAGAAAGTTGTTTCAAATGGTTTAAAACGTGCTGGGAAAAAGCCAACAAAAGATGATGTGGAAAAAATTTGCAAAGAAAGAAGCTATGGAGTTGCCTATTCAAACCATTATAAGGAAGAATTCGTGAAAGAAGTGAACAAGAAACTAATGAACTTTCTAATGGAGCAATCGCTGCTAAAAATGAGGGGGGTTGAGAACTTTTAAGACTGTGCATGCCAGTTATTTAGAAGGTGCAAGTTTTGGAAACGTTAAGGGATATGGGCGAGAGAAAAGCCATTGAGCTTATTTTGGAGCGATTGGATAAGATGCCGCAGATGCCCATTCCCTTCGGCGATGATGTTTCAGCTTATCCCATAGGCAAGAAGCAGCTTTTTATTTTAAAGACCGACATGCTGGTCGCCGAAACCGATGTTCCAAAAGGCATGAGCTTATGGCAGGCAGCTCGCAAGGCTGTTGTCATGAACATCAGCGACTTCGCTGCGAAGGGCGTTAAGCCCCTCGTCATGCTGGTTTCTCTTGGAGTGCCAAAAGACACCACACGAAAAGAGCTTGAGGAAATTGCAGAGGGCTTAAACGCTGGAGCCCGCGAATACGAAGCCTTCATCATCGGCGGCGACACAAACGAGGCTTCAGACCTTATCGTAAGCCTTTCAGTTTTCGGTTTAGCAAGAAAAGACCATGTAATGCTTCGCAGCGGAGCTAGACCAGGGGACATAGTGGCCGTTACAGGTCCTTTTGGAAAAACATCCGCTGGATTGAAAGTTCTTCTTGAGAATTTTAAAGCGTCAAGGGATATTCGCGGTTCTCTTTTGGAGGCTGTTTACATGCCTAAAGCCCGTTTAAAGGAAGGCTTAGCTCTAAACGCTACAGGGGCAGTCACGTCAGCTATTGATTCAAGCGACGGGTTGGCTTGGAGTCTCCATGAACTTTCAAAGGCGAGTAATGTCGGCTTTTTAATAGAAAATGTTCCATTGGCTCACGAAGCCATCAAATTTGCTGAAATAAACGGCTTAGACCCATTGGATTTGGCCCTTTACGGAGGCGAAGAGTACGAGCTTGTCTTAACCATAAAGCCCAGTCTTTGGGGTAAAGCTGAAAAAGCTGTTAAAAACGTCGGCGGAAATCTCACAAGAATAGGAAGGGTTACTGCTGAAAGGCAAATAATTCTTGAGATTAAGGACGAAAAACGGATTATTGAGCCTAGGGGTTGGGAGCATTTTAGAAAACACTAAGAAAAAGGCTCTTCTCACCTATCCAACCGTTAAGGAGGCACTATTTTACGAAAAGCTGGCCGATAAAAAGGTTAGGTGCCTTCTCTGTGAAAGAAAATGTGAAATTGCAGAAAGCAAGATAGGATTCTGTAGGACAAGGAAGAATTTTGACGGCAAACTTTACACGCTTGTTTATGGCGACATAAGCGCCATTGAAAGCCGTCCAATAGAAATAAAACCCTTCTTCCACTACTGGCCGGGTTCAACAGCCCTAACCTTTTCCACATGGTCGTGCAATTTCGACTGCATCTGGTGTCAAAATTTTCACCTATCAAAAGTTGCGCCGGAACCAGCAAAGGCGTTTTATTACCCTCCAGAGAAAATTGTTGATCTAGCCCTTGCCTATGGAGATGCGGGTTTATGTGCAAGCTTTCAAGAGCCCACACTTTTAACCGAATGGGCTATTCAGGTTTTCAACCTCGGCAAAAGTAGGGGAATAAAATATTGTTGTTACGTTTCGAATGGCTATATGACCCTTGAAGTTTTGAAGGCGCTTTGGGAGGCTGGCATGGACGGACTTAAAATAGACGTAAAGGGTAACCGTGAAGTTTACATGAAATATTGTGGTGGCGCTGATGTGGAGAGGGTTTGGAGAAACGCTGAGGAAGCCAAACGCTTAGGACTTCATGTCGAGATTGTTAATCTTGTCGTTAGCGGCGTCAACGACGACGAAAATACTCTAAGTTGGGTAATCGAGAACCATTTAAAGCATGTAGGTCCAGAAACGCCACTGCATTTTACGCGGTACTTTCCAGCCTACAAGTTTCACAAGCCGCCCACTAAAATTGAAACTTTAGAGAAAGCCTATGAAATGGCCAGAAAGGCTGGAGTTTTATATCCATACATTGGGAATGTCTCCGGGCACAGGTACGAGCATACTTACTGTCCAACGTGCGGGGAGAAGCTCATTAAGCGGTACGGATACTATGTTTTGAAATACGCCGTTACAGAGGACAAGAAATGCCCGAAATGTGGAACCAGAATCCCAATAACCGGGCAGTATTTAGGAAAATGGAATGCTTAAACTTTTAGGGTTTTCTGCCCTTAAGGGTTTCCCTCAACCTAAAATATGTTGTAGCCCCAATGAATCTTCCAATGGCGGAGACGATATAGACTATTTGCAACCCCAAAACCAAGCCGTATATGCCGACCGTCAAGTCAGATAGGTAGCCGCCTATGAGAGAGCCGAAAAATGTCACAACTCCTATCAATAGGTTGTAGAATGCTATAAAGCTTCCCCTATGTATCTCTGGAGAAACATCAAGCAGATAAGTGGTCACACTTGCCTGTTCAAAAGCTGCAGCAGCACCCCAAAAAGCACCTATGGCTATTAAAACATAAATGCTTGGAGAAAAAGCATAAGCTAAAGGAACTGAAACATAGCTGAATCTTACCAGGATAAGTAGCGGTTTTCTGCCAACGGTGTCGGCGAGCTTTCCAGCCCATCCAATAAAAATTATCGTGAATATTCCTTGAACAACAGAGAGCAACGCTATTTCCAACATTGAAGCCTTCAAAACTTTAACCTGCGTTATAGCGAACAGCGGCCAAGCGATTGACATGAAGAAATTGAAGACCGCGCTGCAAGTGCAATATTTAATAAAGTCTTGGGATTTCTCTGCAACCTTTACTATATCAAATAAATCTTTCATGAAATTTTTCTTCACTTCGCCACAGTTTTTGCTGGTTTTTTCAGCTTTAACATAGAACATAACAAGTGATGATAATAGTCCGCATGCCGTCGCGACGGCTATTGGAATCATAATCTGGCTCCTCACAGAACCTCCAACGACCGTCATGATGGCTCCAGAAGCCATGGTGGCTGAAATACTCCCCACAGAAGCCCACAGATTGATTGTGGCGTTGATCCTTCCCAAGCGTGAAGATGGAACCAAGTCACCTATTAAGGCGGTCCAAGCTGGGACAGCCATAGAGCCGAGGAGCGCCTGCAAGCTAATTAATATAACCAGCTGGCTTGCAGTCCTCACAAACAACATTGGAAACCAAAGTACGGCAACAATCAAGCCGCCCAAAACAATGAAGGGAATTCTCCTTCCAAGTCTGTCGCTTAGCCTCCCCCAGAAAACCTGCATAACATTGTTTGATATGTTGCTCATCGACTGGAACCACCCCATTTCAGAGGAGGAGGCGCCCAACTCCTTGACCGCATAGGGACCGATGAACGGGTTTATCATACCAGTTCCTAGAGCGTTAGCTACTGAACGAACATAGACAATTCTCAGCTCCTTCTCACTCTTGGACAGCTCGCCATTTCTCTCCGGCATAGTGCCCAGCTTTCTTTTGAAGTCACATCATGTTCTAGGGGAAACTTAAAAGCTAAACGGTTTCGCCCTAACTTTTCCAAACAATTCTCTACTTGGCAATCACAATTTCTGAAAATTGAGGAACTATGTTGAAA
This window harbors:
- a CDS encoding nitroreductase family protein, whose protein sequence is MAESGLLNAILERASVRNFDESRSVSEEDLKKILLAGIRAPSAGNIQPRTFIVIKDEKVKEMLYELCENQAFMKAAPVWIVVCLDLHRHLKAAKLTGVDYDFTGILPYTFGVLDAALSLENMVIAAEALGLGSVIIGSIIEHPQRVKEILNLPKHCLALSILCIGHPKKKPKRREKWGYRVIVCENRYKDISPRDVLKYWKKVVSNGLKRAGKKPTKDDVEKICKERSYGVAYSNHYKEEFVKEVNKKLMNFLMEQSLLKMRGVENF
- a CDS encoding DUF1028 domain-containing protein; the encoded protein is MAYDFETRELGVAVQSRYFSVGSVVPWAEAGVGAIATQSFVNVSYGPKGLELLKKGLTAEEVVARLVGADEGRDYRQLGVVDAKGNAAAFTGAKCLEWAGSKTGKGYSVQGNILASGEVLMAMAEAYESTTGSLAERLVAALEAGERAGGDARGSQSSALLVVKEGCGRGGYGDRLIDLRVEDHPDPVGELKRLLDLHKVYYLIDEAESKFTQGKLDEAVLHIEEALKINPRCDDAYLDLGLICLRAKKLDDAAEAFRKAVEINPKIVSVIRQIPKLGLVDVPEGFMRMLGFM
- a CDS encoding MFS transporter, which gives rise to MPERNGELSKSEKELRIVYVRSVANALGTGMINPFIGPYAVKELGASSSEMGWFQSMSNISNNVMQVFWGRLSDRLGRRIPFIVLGGLIVAVLWFPMLFVRTASQLVILISLQALLGSMAVPAWTALIGDLVPSSRLGRINATINLWASVGSISATMASGAIMTVVGGSVRSQIMIPIAVATACGLLSSLVMFYVKAEKTSKNCGEVKKNFMKDLFDIVKVAEKSQDFIKYCTCSAVFNFFMSIAWPLFAITQVKVLKASMLEIALLSVVQGIFTIIFIGWAGKLADTVGRKPLLILVRFSYVSVPLAYAFSPSIYVLIAIGAFWGAAAAFEQASVTTYLLDVSPEIHRGSFIAFYNLLIGVVTFFGSLIGGYLSDLTVGIYGLVLGLQIVYIVSAIGRFIGATTYFRLRETLKGRKP
- the amrS gene encoding AmmeMemoRadiSam system radical SAM enzyme; translated protein: MSLGVGSILENTKKKALLTYPTVKEALFYEKLADKKVRCLLCERKCEIAESKIGFCRTRKNFDGKLYTLVYGDISAIESRPIEIKPFFHYWPGSTALTFSTWSCNFDCIWCQNFHLSKVAPEPAKAFYYPPEKIVDLALAYGDAGLCASFQEPTLLTEWAIQVFNLGKSRGIKYCCYVSNGYMTLEVLKALWEAGMDGLKIDVKGNREVYMKYCGGADVERVWRNAEEAKRLGLHVEIVNLVVSGVNDDENTLSWVIENHLKHVGPETPLHFTRYFPAYKFHKPPTKIETLEKAYEMARKAGVLYPYIGNVSGHRYEHTYCPTCGEKLIKRYGYYVLKYAVTEDKKCPKCGTRIPITGQYLGKWNA
- the thiL gene encoding thiamine-phosphate kinase, with amino-acid sequence MQVLETLRDMGERKAIELILERLDKMPQMPIPFGDDVSAYPIGKKQLFILKTDMLVAETDVPKGMSLWQAARKAVVMNISDFAAKGVKPLVMLVSLGVPKDTTRKELEEIAEGLNAGAREYEAFIIGGDTNEASDLIVSLSVFGLARKDHVMLRSGARPGDIVAVTGPFGKTSAGLKVLLENFKASRDIRGSLLEAVYMPKARLKEGLALNATGAVTSAIDSSDGLAWSLHELSKASNVGFLIENVPLAHEAIKFAEINGLDPLDLALYGGEEYELVLTIKPSLWGKAEKAVKNVGGNLTRIGRVTAERQIILEIKDEKRIIEPRGWEHFRKH